TATGAGGAATCACATCTCCTGTTTTCACCCAGAGCTAATGTTAGCAGCAACCCCACAAAACGCAGCTAGTCTTTAACTTTACCTCAGAACTACAAAAGGGCAAATAAGATCACAATCATTGCCACATTTATTGTAAAGGAGTGAGTCCTTACTCACTCACAGAAAACACTGCTATCGCTTCCTCCTCAATACCCTCAAGCCAACcctttacatcatactttaagtatactaatATGTCTCTATTTAGGTatcaatttgtatatattttgttatatgaatatctgaacatacgaaacatcaaaataaagaacagggtatctgcttgtaaacaaaaacattttattctagtttcatgcatttttttttaaacgcttgaatgtgggtaaatttcataaataaaaaaataacaaataaacaacattttgaagaaaaagctgaaaaaagactatgaattggattcagaatgataatcaaaacgtagatggagtcgatcaacaccccaaagcttgacagtcattattacctcttcaatGGTCACATTTTTTTCCCAtaacgttacacagttttgatgctgttttatgtctgatgatcGTGTTTGATTAcatgtggaagcatctgttgttttggtttcttcttcAATTCCGcacagaagatgtgtactagcgccccctactgtataacaatgaaaacacggattctaggagcagaagtatagctcaaatagatttagactttttctaagtataagtcaagtatacttgaatgtcattttaagtatatttctgagaagtacattaAGCCCAAGTGcataaaatgttaactaaaagaatactttcctattttttttagtttaaaagaagtatactaatatCACACTTGgataaacttctttttcgtaagggagGTGTTGACATCCGAGCAACATTGCAGGAGCTGAAAACTGACTTTCATAACCCTGGCCCAGCAAAGTATAGAAAAACCAGATAAATgacaaactgaaacaaaaataacttttgtatCTCCGCCCCATTCTGAGGTAATGGTATGTGAAGGAGAAGGAGTTAAAACTCCTTTGTTTGAGGTTATGGTTGAGTGAGTGTCAACAAGGTGAGAACCTTTAAGTCATGATCGAAGAAAGCTGAAAGACAACAAATTGGCACTAAATGGAAGAACTGTTGCTGGTTGTTTGAGGAAAAGTAAGGAAATGGATGTTAGTGCCACTACTGGAGCAGCCGCTGGAGAGTATGAAGCACCAAAAAAGGCTTCCTGATCTTCAGCGTGAAGTGTTCAGGATACAAAAGATGAGGTGTTGACCATCTGAATCTTCCATATTGAATCTGTTACTACCTTTCACCATTGAACAGGGTCTctgcttgttgttgttgttgctgctttGTGCGGCTGTTTCACCGAAACATGTGCACACTTTCAACATCCACAATTTGCATGGCTTCTCATATGCCATGAGtaccatactttttttttttttttttttggacttcaTTTATGTCACCATTTTTTATTTCCCCAAAATTTTGATTATGTTTTTCTTCCTTGTTTTctgattgaatttatttattgggCCACCACCGCTACAATACATACCATAATTTGAGTTCTCTGGATTTCCATTACTGTAGGAACACTGAAGAATGGTCTTTCCAAAGCATTCTTCTTTCTGAAGTCATTATTTTcagaaagaaaatattgttcaaaacacccatgtatattatatacattctTTGGTAGTTTagaaatattaatgttaatcatctgtaaaatcaaaagaaaaaattgtATGCTTAAAAATCATCATCAGCCCTAATAGAGTTGACAGCACAGACTGAAATAGGGATCCAGTTCTTCTGGCCTAAAGTATAAACTGCCTGTATGCAGTCAACCCAAAGAGACTaatgaaaaagcattttatttgttattcatACATTTATTAGACTGGggttacaatatatttttgaacaTCATGTGCACACCGACATATTGAGTTGTACTAACCAATAGGAGATCTGAGGGACTTCGGCTTATTTTTATAGCTAAAAGTCATCCAATATCCTTGTtatgttttagaataaatatatcaaaatattcataaaaacaaaactgtttaaaatagttatcaaataaatattttagaataaagttttaaagttaTAAAGAATAAAGTTGAGCTCATTTTTTTACACTGGCtattttttaatggaaactcCCTTTTGCTGTGCAAAGTGTCAGAGGACAAATGCCACCTTAGTGTGAAATCTGCTGCCGATTACAGCTATGCCACCCTGACTGAAGATGTCAATGGGAACATCCCGCTTGGCAATGACATCTGTCGAGCTGACACTGCTGTAACAGTGGATATCAAAAATGATACTGCTCAATACGCAAAACACGACTGCTTTCATGAAGACTACAGCTACAATCTAGAGTCTCCAAGGACTTTGAAACAGAAAAATCAGGCCACAGTGCAAAATCTACAAAATTACAGGAAAAATCTTAGAAGGCAATGCCAAAGGTCCTGATGTTTAAATAGAAAAGtatgaaatcattattattactatcattatgattaacattattataGTTGTTATTGTTGCTAATAACATTTGTTgtctctattattattattattagtctttatttatttctatttatatatttatttatttatttatgttttttttactctactTATATCTGTTATCAATCTATTATGATGCTATTTCAGTTGTATGCTTCCTTCCCCAACCCTAGAtacaatgacacacacacacacacacacacacacacacatacatgctcaCAGACATATGAATGCAAATACAGGAGTTAATCAGAACGGACTTGTAATGTTGGCCatcagtttgttttttgttttgttttgttttgtttattttttcttctctttgttttatgttatatGTTTGGTCCATGGGGTTATGTATTTGGTACATGTAAACATTGTCACATTCTTTACTTGcataataaaatttttttttaaatgattggtCAGAAAAATGTGGCTGTTATCTGATTGGCTTGAGTAGATGGTGGGTGGAGTCCATGTATTTGTGGATTGTCAGCACGTCTTGATGAAAGAAATTGTGAcactctttttatttatttgtgaattcATGTTTGTGAAACTCTACGATTTATTTGTGGATCATAATCTATTAAGCAACAATTTTATCTCCATACGTTATGGTCTGTCTGTGACCTCTTTTCCAGATTGGCCAGTGATAacgtcaatttttttttccgaACACAACATCAGCCCTTCTTCCATCTCCTTTTCTATAATTTTCTATAAATTTAGGTGTTGTCAAGAACACTAAGGCTGCGTTCCACTCCACTTTTAGACATGCACTCGCAAACATCCCTGAACATTTTCCCTTTGGGGATTCCCTGCTGCACTTCATCAAGTGGACAAGGTAAGTTTATATGGACATACCCTTGACCCCTCGATTTTGACCTAGGGAGCTAGTCTGCTTCATATGCACTCTTCAGGCCACTCCATAGACCACAATGCAACACGATTGTGACGTCATCGCAGATCGCATTTAATTTATCACCACCCTAAACAACTCTGTAAtatataaatgacttttttaaacatttataacaGCCCCAGCATACCTATACATTTAGAATGCTGCAGCAAACAAATTCGTAAGAGGagaaatgtaaacaataaaCCAACTCCAAAGCAGATTCTAGCGATTAAGGGCTTAGGACGTTCCAGTTCAGCCCATTGCAAGGGTTCTGCCAGAACTGGGCACTCATGCTACATAATCAATGACGTATATCCAACTAAATGTGATGGAGGGAAGTTTGCGAGTTCTGGTAAAGGAAGTTTGAATATTATCACACAATCCTTCACTTCCCTGAAGGATTAAACTGATATACAAATGGTATAAACTGATCCTACATTTCCTCAAAAACGCAATGACcattaataaatgtgaaaaaaaacaatcattacCACAGTTTGCATGTTAATGTGTAAAGCCACCAAGGGCGTGTTCATTTTGAAAGTAGGTGGTGTTGAAAAGCTTCCATGTTTCATGAGCTTCAGGTTGTTAAATCAGAGGTCCAGACGGCTGAACTGTTGATGAGACATTTGCTCTTCCTTCAGTCCGATTATTCAATGACTTGAGTTTAAAGGAACTGTCAGTCATTTGGGGGTACAATCTTGGCTTGTTTTGTCAAAGCAAGTTTTGGTATCACTAGCATAGTTAGCTGACAATCgacagtaataaaaatattttatataaaacattttatacttGGGGTAATTGTTtcatattgtgattattaatgactctatttatattttattgatcATACTTATCCTAgaatgtgcttttttttcttttttttaataatgagcATTTCCCCATAATGGTAACTCATCCATAATTTGGATCCTGATTTCCACAATCAGACTATTATATATTCAGTGATATTCAGAGATATTCAGAGTGAAACATTAGGAGCTGTTTGTGTGATTTGCTTAGGCAACTTTCCATTTATTTTCCTCTTCACATGGTTCAGGAAATATGTCAGTTAGTTATtgaaaacaagtaaatcattGTAAAGTAGGTTTATTGTCATACTGTAGTTGTTACAAAAAGCTGCAAGAAATTTCAAAGAGAATCACAGTTCAAATTAAACTTGCAATAATGCAACTTAAATCATGACAACTTTGGAACAACgctgtttgtattgtttgtttggaTTGCTGGGACAACAAGATGGCGCCAGCATGTTGCACGGCAAGCCGTCGCGTCCTGAGCATTTTAGaaattgtttatgtttttatgattaTAATGCTATTGTTTCCGCTTGTTGCCTCATCCGTGCTGAGATATGAGCGTGCAACACTGTTGGAAATTAAAGCTTTAGTTAACTTTGAGGATAGCTATTTTATAAATGGTGGACAAACTCTTAACCTCTCCAAGCACCTGTTGTCCATACCGCCGGAGATATGTCGTCGGCATTGCGGCTTCTACTCTAAAAAGAAGCGCCGCAAAAGACGAGGAAAGCACGGCGGATGGTTGGCGAAGAATGCGAGGAATGCACATGCGGACCGGGCTAATATTTGGATTTCCTAACTGAAACTTGGCTTGATCCTGTGGATACCTGTCTTCTTACCGAGCTGTTGCCTGTGaactataatgttttaaatacccCCAGAGACACTGGTCGAGGTGCGGTGTGGCCACGCTCTTTAAGGACAGATTTAAATGCAGCCTCGTATCAGTGGAGAAATATTCAACTTTTGAATTACAGTTGATTAAATTAGAACTGACCTACACTGTATATTGTGCACTTATCTATCATCCTCCTAAATATAATAAGGTCTTTATTGAGGACTTTTCTGATTTCATCTCTTCTATCGTTCCGACCACTGATAACCTTTTAATTATtggggattttaatatccacgtGTGTTGCTCGTCTGACTCTTTAGGAAAGCAGTTCTCTGATCTCATCGATTCTTTTAATTTAACACAGTTtgtttgtgatgtcacacaCAGGCATGGGCATACTCTTGATCTGGTTTTATCCATGGGCTTGTCAATTAGTGATGTGGTCACAGAGGATAACTATATATCTGACCATAGAcctgtcttttttaattttgatctgCCTGCTTCCGTATCTAAAAGCCAATCTGCTAATTGTTATTTTCGTCCTATAAATGAGTTGACAGCAAATCGGTTTGCCAAGGCATATGTTAAAAGCCCAGTTTCCTCTATTATAGAGGCTTCTGGACCCTCATTGCACACAGAGGAGTTGactgttgtttttaattctATATGTCTGGAAATTATTAATGATGTTGCTCCAATCAGACTAAAAAAGCCTAAGTCCCTGTCTCAGCCATGGTGTAATAATGAAACACGTGCTCTCGGACAAGCATGCAGAAAAGCAGCtagaacaaaatatttttctgatTTAATTAGTAGAACTGCTCACTGTCGTAGAGTTTTGTTTAGCATAATAAACACTGTGCTAAACCCAGTTAAAGGATCCCCTATTGACCCTATTTCACATACCTGTGAGgatttttgaacttttttataAGAAAGATTGAGTCAATCAGAGAAGATATTGTATCCTCTCATAGTGTTCTAGCAGCCTCTATGCCAAGTTCTTGTATATTTGATTGCTTTGATCTTGTCTCTCTTCCAGCTCTGGAGGGCATTGTTAAACATATGAAACTGTCACATACTCCTTTAGATCCCATTCCTCCTCACTTTTTAAAGGATCTGTTTGAAATTATGGGTCCTAGTATATTATCTATTGTGAATAGCTCTTTAATTAATGGTGTTGTTCCACCCTATCTTAAGCAAGCAGTGGTCTCCCCCTTACTTAAAAAATCAGGCCTTGACCCTACAGAGCTGAATAATTTCCGCCCAATTTCTAAATTACCATGTTTATCTAAAGTTTTAGAAAAGGTTGTTCTTTCTCAAATTACCCcttttttaactgaaaatgaTATTCTGGATAAATTCCAATCTGGATTTAGAGCTGGTCATAGTACAGAGACCGCTTTGGTAAAAGTTGTGAACGATTTACTGATGGCAGTTAACTCTGGGTTGGGGGTTGTTTTAATTATGCTGGATCTCAGTGCCACATTCGACACTGTTGATCACTCGATCCTTTTAAAACGTTTGGAGTGTGATGTAGGCATTAAAGGAACAGATTTAAAATGGTTTCACTCATATCTGCATGGTAGAACATTTTTTGTTAACTTCCCAAATACTTCATCTTCTGTGGCTCCTTTAAAATATGGTCTTCCTCAAGGTTCTATTCTGGGCCctacattattttcattgtacATGTGCCCACTTGGATCTATATGTCGTCACTATGACATTTTCTATCATATATATGCTGATGACTCTCAGATATATTTACCACTTAAAGTCGGGAACGAGCACTTGCTACAGTCCCTGTTACTCTGTCTGGAAGAGGTCAAAATTTGGTTTATCTGTAAATTATTATATCTGTCACACTTCAAAGGGAGTGCGGAGACGAGGAAATAACTCAAAAACagacttttaataataaaaaccaaAGGGAATACAAAGTAACATGGGGTACTGACAATAGACACCGAATTTAGGACACAGGAACAGGACACTCTTAAATATTCTAACTAAATTATTCTAACTAAATGAGGAACTAAAATTatgagacacacctggaatcaatgAAACACAATGGGAACAGGAAGAGGAAGAAACAAATATGGGCATGGAAACACACGGGGAAAGCTAGGTCACGGGGCACAAGTgaagcacacacaaacacaacagaccATCAGTGTATTACTGATATTATTACAGTCCATAGAAACATCACTGTTTTTTTCACATgcatattttagtttaaatctTAAGATGTGACAGAATTTGACTGAACattaaaaagttacatttaaagATTAATATGAaagttgaaatatatatataaaatgggttttatttttaagttcattttttattatttttttacataaccTAATTAAAGTGCTATTCAAATAAAACCTGATGAAATGTCTAAACACAAGACTTGATGTTTAACAGACGTATTGTAACGTGGCTGCTTCAGAATAAGGGACGGccacaaacatttattaaaacaaacaagatAAACAAATCCAGGCAAGATAAATCCAAAGATAACAGATGGGATCATAACACATATTTGGATGTTCaaaatacactatatatatacatgtttaTTGTAAtgagtcatttaaaaaatactctTCTCACAGATCCATTTATACTTATCACCACATGGAAAATCAGCCCATTCTGGTGAGTGAATTAGAGCACAGACTTCTTCTTTTGTCTGGGGTATATTCGGTTGTCCATCCTCCCAGAACCTGCATCAACAGATCAGCATTAGATGTTCAGAGCTGCTTTCTGTGTGATTTGATACTGACTGTGAgaatcatttattaaataataatcagttcagttcagtgatTTCTCACCCAGAGGTCACATCGCTGCCATCAACCCATTTCCATTTGCCCTCCACATCTCTGTCAGTCAGACCAATCCAGACTAAATCACCACCAGAAATGTCCTTCACAAAATCCTGAGAAGTGAAACAATAACACAATTTATAAAATGAGCACAGACCCATTTCAGCACATtatctttcatttaaaactaaacaccacacacacacactgacttgTTCCTCTGTGTTGTTTATGATGATCAGATCTGCTCTTCTGTCTGTACAGTATCTTCTGCTCTCAGTCCAGCTCTTCGTCTCAGAGGAAATGAAGTAAAGACTGGATTGATGGCACTTCCATCCACCTGTAAACACAACCAGATAAGCCACGAACTAAATTTTGATCCACACCAAGCTGAAGAGGTTATGATAGTTGTAGtagtactgtgtatattattgTAGTTGATTACAAGAGTCTGTTTATATCTTTATTAATCATTTGTCTTGTTGATTGCTAATCTTTTTTCTATGTCACTGGATCAGTTACTGTAATTATTATAGGACCGTTACTTTATTCACAATGCCATACAGAAACTTAATCCATTTATTCATGCTCTCTGTCCCATATGCAAATTCTTTAATGAACTTTAATGAAATGCTTATGCTCGATGATATGAAGCCACTTGTTGCCACATCTATTTAACTATTTACTCATCTGCTacaataatgtaatgttttaaattatctATTAATATTTACACTCACTTGTCATccctaaattattattaatcattataTTCATGGAGCTAAAGCAAGTTCAATACGAGCATTAGCCACATGACCCCAACACAACAGATGCAATATGGTCCACTTTAAAATCTGAGTCTGCTTTAGAGCAAGTTACCGTTTAGACTGAAGAACTGGCAAACACCAGCAGAAAACTTCTGAAGTTCACTTTTTTCTGATTTCAGCTGGTTTCTCTCTTCTGTGAGGTTCATATTGTTGGTTAGTAGCAGGTCTCTCTCTTCTGTGAGGTTGGTGATCTTAGTTAGTAGCTGGTCTCTCTCATCTGTGAGGTTGGTGATCTTAGTTAGTAGCTGGTCTCTCTCTTCTGTGAGGTTGGTGATCTTAGTTAGTAGCTGGTCTCTCTCTTCTGTGAGGTTGGTGATCTTAGTTAGTAGCTGGTCTCTCTCATCTGTGAGGTTGGTGATCTTAGTTAGTAGCTGGTCTCTCTCATCTGTGAGGTTGGTGATCTTAGTTAGTAGCTGGTCTCTCTCATCTGTGAGGTTGGTGATCTTAGTTAGTAGCTGGTCTCTCTCATCTGTGAGGTTGGTGATCTTAGTTAGTAGCTGGTCTCTCTCTGTGAGGTTGGTGATCTTAGTTAGTAGCT
The sequence above is drawn from the Onychostoma macrolepis isolate SWU-2019 chromosome 04, ASM1243209v1, whole genome shotgun sequence genome and encodes:
- the LOC131538467 gene encoding CD209 antigen-like protein B, which produces MRETNERDQLLTKITNLTEERDQLLTKITNLTEERDQLLTKITNLTERDQLLTKITNLTDERDQLLTKITNLTDERDQLLTKITNLTDERDQLLTKITNLTDERDQLLTKITNLTEERDQLLTKITNLTEERDQLLTKITNLTDERDQLLTKITNLTEERDLLLTNNMNLTEERNQLKSEKSELQKFSAGVCQFFSLNGGWKCHQSSLYFISSETKSWTESRRYCTDRRADLIIINNTEEQDFVKDISGGDLVWIGLTDRDVEGKWKWVDGSDVTSGFWEDGQPNIPQTKEEVCALIHSPEWADFPCGDNSVSSTDVIAKRDVPIDIFSQGGIAVIGSRFHTKVAFVL